From the Mycobacteriales bacterium genome, the window GGCGCTCGTGCCGGACCTGGCCCTCACCCGGACGCCGCACGACGGCGTCCGCGTGCACCGCGGCGCCCTCGATCCAGGTGCCCGCGTGCTCACCGTCGCTCATCGCACCGGCCGGAACGAGCCGACACCGGTCGTGGATGTTCTCGCGTTCGGTGTCGCTGAACTCCGACTCCGGCACCAGCCGCTATGGGCACCCGCAGGCCTCCTGCATGCTCAGGCCATGACGACGCGAGTGATCGACCTCAGCCACGACCTGCGCCCCGGCATGCACACCCACCCCGGGCTGCCCGGTCCGGACTGGCAGGCGTACAAGACCCGGCAGGACTACGAGGCGGCCACTGGGACGACGTTCCAGATCGACCGGATCTGCATGGTCGGCAACACCGGCACCTACCTCGACAGCCCCTACCATCGCTTCGCGGACGGCGCGGACCTCGCAAGCCTCGACCTCGAGCAGGTCGTGGACGTCCCCATCGTCGTGGTGGACGCCAGGGCGCAGCGCGCCGTCGACCTCGATACGCTCGCCGGGGCGCTCGGAGAGCAGGACATCGCCGGCACGGCGGTG encodes:
- a CDS encoding cyclase family protein, which codes for MTTRVIDLSHDLRPGMHTHPGLPGPDWQAYKTRQDYEAATGTTFQIDRICMVGNTGTYLDSPYHRFADGADLASLDLEQVVDVPIVVVDARAQRAVDLDTLAGALGEQDIAGTAVLLHTGGDARWGQESYALDAPYVSAAAADWLAQQRPALIGIDAVNIDDLSDPCRPVHTTLLGSGILILEHLTGLQAVPARGARLHAAPLAWHGVGTWPVRAYALVAP